TTCCCCCTTAATCCAAATGTCTGACAAGTGTGGGTCAACATCAAATTTACGTTTGATATATTTTGTTAAAGCTGTAACAGTTACATATTTTGGTTCATTCATTTGCCTGCCTCCTTCCCTTAACAAAAAAAATTGAAGGAAGGACAGAATATGAAGTTCCATTCTGCCCTTTTTTTGAATTTCTTATTATAAGTTACTTATTTCGTTTCTAGAAATTGCTTGGCAGATTGAACAGTGTTATGCGCAAGCATAGTAATTGTCATTGGACCTACTCCACCTGGAACAGGAGTTAAATAACTTGCAACTTCTTTAGCTTCGTCAAAAACAACGTCCCCTACTAATTTTCCGGTTTCAAGACGATTAACACCAACATCAATGACAACCGCACCTGGTTTAATTTGATCGCCTTTAATAAAATTAGCTCGTCCAACAGCAGCCACCAAAATATCTGCTTCCTTTGTATAGGAAGTTAAATCTTTTGTTTTTGAATGACAATAAGTTACTGTTGCATGTTCATTTAATAATAGTTGTCCAACAGGTTTTCCAACAATATTGCTTCTTCCAACAACAACCACGTTTTTGCCAGCCATTTCTACGCCGACCGATTTTATCATTTCTACAATACCAGCAGGTGTACATGGTAAAAATGTTTCTTGCCCTGTCATCATGCGACCGATATTAATTGGGTGGAAGCCATCAACATCTTTTTGAGGTGAAATTTTCTCTACAACAGCTGTTTCATTAATATGTACCGGAAGCGGAAGCTGAACTAAAATACCATGATATTCATCATTATTATTATAGCTTTCGATCACATCAAGCAGCTCATTTTCCGAAAGACTTTCAGGGAAATGTTCTAATTTAAACCCTACACCGATTTCCTCAGCAGCTTTTTGCTTTCCTCTAATATAAGAGAGTGATGCTGGATTGTCCCCTACTAAAATAACAACAAGTTTCGGTAGCAAGCCTTTTGCTTTAATTTGTTCTACCTCAACAGCCAACTCACTTCTTTTTGTTTTAGATAACTCTTTACCATCAATTATCGTTGCAGCCATTCCTTATTCCTCCTCAATTATCCCTAATTAAATCTCTAAATTTTGTTTAATTTTAGAAAGAACACCATTAACAAACTTGCTAGAATGATCATCCCCAAATGCTTTTGCAAGTTCCACTGCTTCATCAATTGTCACATTAGCAGGTACATCTTGTTCATATTTTAGCTCATAGGCAGCCATACGAAGAATGGTTTTATCAATGTTTGCCAAGCGATCAATTGTCCAATTTACAAGATGAGGACTTATTAGCTCATCAAGCTCTTTTTCATGCTCAATTGTTCCGAAAACAAGTTGATTCATAAATTCATTAGAACGTTCTTCATCTAAAGCATGTTCAATTGCTTCATTGGGATCTGTATTACTTACATTCACTTGAAA
This genomic stretch from Metabacillus sp. B2-18 harbors:
- the folD gene encoding bifunctional methylenetetrahydrofolate dehydrogenase/methenyltetrahydrofolate cyclohydrolase FolD — encoded protein: MAATIIDGKELSKTKRSELAVEVEQIKAKGLLPKLVVILVGDNPASLSYIRGKQKAAEEIGVGFKLEHFPESLSENELLDVIESYNNNDEYHGILVQLPLPVHINETAVVEKISPQKDVDGFHPINIGRMMTGQETFLPCTPAGIVEMIKSVGVEMAGKNVVVVGRSNIVGKPVGQLLLNEHATVTYCHSKTKDLTSYTKEADILVAAVGRANFIKGDQIKPGAVVIDVGVNRLETGKLVGDVVFDEAKEVASYLTPVPGGVGPMTITMLAHNTVQSAKQFLETK
- the nusB gene encoding transcription antitermination factor NusB yields the protein MKRRTAREKALQALFQVNVSNTDPNEAIEHALDEERSNEFMNQLVFGTIEHEKELDELISPHLVNWTIDRLANIDKTILRMAAYELKYEQDVPANVTIDEAVELAKAFGDDHSSKFVNGVLSKIKQNLEI